The Plantactinospora sp. KBS50 sequence TGACCCCGGTCACCCGGGCGACCTGCGCCTCGGGGCGGTCTTCGACCGGCGGCCCGGCGCAACGGTCCGGCCCGGCGCCACGGTCCGGTCCGGCTCGGCGGTCCGGTCCGGCTCGGCGGGCTCCGGGCGGCCCGGCGCCACGGTCCGGTCCGGTGCGGCGGGCTCCGCGCGGTCCGGCGCCACGGTCCGGTCCGGCTCGGCGCGGCGGGCTCCGGGCGGCCCGCGTGATCCGATCTGATCCCGGTCCGGACCAGGGTGGCCAGCCATCCCGGTCCGGACACTGGCAGAGTGGTTCACCGTGAAGCACGCATCGACCGGGCAGCGGGCCGGCCTGGACAAGCAGCCGCACGAGATCGCCGCCATGTTCGACGGCGTCGCCTCGCGGTACGACCTGACCAACACCGTCATGACGGCGGGACGGGATCGGGCCTGGCGGCGGGCCACCCGGGCGGCGCTGGACCTGCGCCCCGGCGAGCTGGTGCTGGACGTCGGGGCCGGCACCGGGGTGTCGACCGAGGAACTGGCCCGGTCCGGGGCGTACGCCGTGGGCGCCGACCTGTCCCTCGGGATGCTGGCGGCGGGAAAGCGCGACCGGCCGGACGTACCGCTGCTGGCCGGCGACGCGCTGCGGCTGCCGTTCCCGGATGCCACCTTCGACGCGGTGACCATCTCGTTCGCGTTGCGCAACGTGGCGGACACCACTGCGGCGTTGCGGGAGTTCGCCCGGGTGACCCGACCGGGCGGCCGGCTGGTCATCTGTGAGTTGAGCCACCCGGTCAACCGGGCGTTCCGGGTGGCGTACCTGTCGTACCTGATGCGCTGGCTGCCGGCCGCGGCCCGGGTGGTGTCGAGCAACCCGGACGCGTACGTCTACCTGATGGAGTCGATCCGGGCGTGGCCCGACCAGGCCGGCCTCGCGGCGCTGGTCCGCGCCGCCGGCTGGGGGAACGTGGCCTGGCGGAACCTGACCGGCGGCCTCGCGGCCCTGCACCGGGCGGTCCGCGACTGAGCCCACCGCCGGGCGTCGCCCATCCGTGAGTCAGTCGCCCATTCGTGAGTCATACGTCAGGTACCTCAACGGTCCCGCTTGAGGTACCTGACGTATGACTCACGGCTGCCGCGGCCCGGTCGGCTCGCCCGGCGGGGATGAGACGGGTGGGGTGCGTGAGGAGTTTTGGGGGTTTTAGGCGATTTCTTCGCGTAACCTCGACCTCATGACGGAGTCGGATCGGCGCGGCGAGCCGTTGGCCGGAGCGGGTGGGAGCGCCCACAACGGCGCCGCCGCTGGCAACAGTGCCGCCCACAACGGCGCCGCCGCCGGCAACAGTGCCGCCCACAACGGCGCGGCCGGCGGCAACAGTGCCGCCCACAACGGCGCCGCCGCCGGCAACAGCGCGGCCGGCAACAGTGCCGCCCACAACAGCGCGGCCGGCGGCAACGACGCCGCCGACCTGGCCGACCAGCTGCGCGAGTTGGCCGGATCGGATCCGGCCGCCGTGCAGCAGGTGGTGGCCGAGGTGCTCGCCGCGTTGGACCGGGCGAGCGGTGGCGCGCTGCGGGACCAGTTGCCCGGCGCGCTGGACCGTCAGCCGGGAGCCGGCGATCCGGCGACGGACCGCCCGGAAGGGCCGGCGGAGTCGGACTGACGGCCCGGACCTGCGGCTGCGGGCCGTTGGTTAGGTTCACCTAAGCTGGCGGCCCGTCAATGCCGGTCCTAGACTCCCTTCCGAGCACGCTTGTGAAGCATTTCACGAGCAGGGAAGGGGGCGCGGATGACCGTCGAAAACGACGCCGACGTGATCGTCGTTGGCGCCGGTCCGGGCGGCTCGACCACCGCATACCACCTGGCCCGGCACGGGCTCCGGGTGCTGATGCTGGAAAAGACCGAGTTTCCCCGCGAGAAGGTCTGCGGCGACGGGCTGACGCCGCGGGCGGTCAAGCAGCTCATCAGCCTCGGCATCGACACCTCCGCCGAGGCCGGCTGGCTGCACAACCGCGGCCTGCGGGTGATCGGCGGCGGCGTACGGCTGGAACTCGACTGGCCCGACCTGGCCAGCTTCCCCAACTACGGCCTGGTCCGGCCGCGTCTCGACTTCGATGACCTGCTGGCCCGCCAGGCGGTGAAGGCCGGCGCGGAACTGCGTACCGGGATGAACGTGATCGGCCCGGTGCTCGACGACGCGGGCCGCACCGTCGGGGTCACCGCCGAACACGGGCCGGACAAGGCGCCGGTGAGCTTCCACGCGCCGCTGGTGGTGGCCGCCGACGGCGTCTCCGGGCGGTTCCCGCTGGCGCTCGGCCTGACCAAGCGGGAGGACCGGCCGATCGGCGTGGCCGTGCGGCGCTACTACCGGTCGCCGGCGCGGCAGCACGACGACTACCTGGAATCCTGGCTGGAACTGCGCAGCCGGGACAGCGGGGACAAGCTGCTGCCGGGCTACGGCTGGATCTTCGGGATGGGTGACGGCCGGGTGAACGTGGGCCTCGGCCTGCTGAACTCCTCGTCGGCCTTCGGCCGCACCAACTACCGGCGGCTGCTGACCGACTGGCTGGCCAGCACCCCGCCGGAGTGGGGGATGTCCGACGAGGCGAACGCCGAGGGACCGATCCTGGGCGCCGCGCTGCCGATGGGCTTCAACCGGGTGCCGCACTACACTCGCGGGGTCCTGCTGGTCGGCGACTCGGGCGGGATGGTGAACCCCTTCAACGGCGAGGGGATCGCGTACGCCATGGAGTCCGGCGAGCTGGCCGCCGAGGTGATCGTGCAGGCGCTGGCCAGGCCGGCGGGCGCCGAGCGGGAACGGGCACTGCACGGCTACCCGGCCGCGCTGTCCAGCCGGTACGGCGGCTACTACCGGCTCGGTGGCCTCTTCGTGAAGCTCATCGGGCGGCCGGAGATCATGCGCATCGCGACCCGGCACGGCATGCCGCACCCGACGCTGATGCGATTCGTGCTCAAGCTGATGGCCAACCTGACCGATCCCCGCGACGGGGACGCGATGGACCGGATCATCAACGCGATGACCAAGGTGGCACCCGCCGTGTGAGGGTGGCGACCCGGGACGGGTCGGACCCCCGGGTGCGGGTCGCCCGCGTGGCTGTGCCTAGTGTGACAATCATCAACCGCCGAAGGCAGGGGAAGGACGAGCAGGAGAAACGATGTCGCTCTCGCCTTACGTACCGATCATCGGGCTGTTCGCCGTGGCCGCGGCGTTTGCGCTGTTCTCCGTGGCCGCCGCTCGGTTCGCCGGACCCCGCCGCTACAACCGCGCAAAGCTCGACGCCTATGAGTGTGGCATCGAGCCGAGCCCGGAGCCGATCGGCGGCGGCCGATTTCCGATCAAGTTCTACCTGACGGCGATGCTTTTCATCGTCTTCGATATCGAGATCATCTTCCTCTACCCCTGGGCGGTCTCCTTCGACCTGCTGGGCGCCTTCGGGTTCGTGGAGATGGTGCTGTTCATCGTCGCGGTCTTCGTCGCGTACGCCTACGTGTGGCGCCGCGGCGGCCTGGACTGGGACTGAGGAGGCGGCAAGACATGGGCATCGAGGAGAAACTCCCGGCCGGCATCCTGCTCACCAGCGTGGAGAAGCTGGTCAACTGGTCCCGCAAGTCGTCGGTGTGGGGGGCGACCTTCGGGCTGGCCTGCTGCGCCATCGAGATGATGGCCGCGGGCGGCCCGCACTACGACATGGGCCGCTGGGGCATGGAGGTCTTCCGCGCCTCGCCCCGGCAGGCGGACCTGATGATCGTGGCTGGCCGGGTCAGTCAGAAGATGGCGCCGGTGCTGCGGCAGATCTACGACCAGATGGCCGAGCCCCGCTGGGTGCTGTCGATGGGCGTCTGCGCCAGCAGCGGCGGCATGTTCAACAACTACGCGATCGTGCAGGGCGTGGACCACGTCGTACCGGTGGACATGTACCTGCCCGGGTGCCCGCCGCGGCCGGAGATGCTGATCGACGCGGTCCTCAAGCTGCGGGAAAAGATCATGTACGAGCCGCTCGGCCCGGGCGGTCGCAAGATGCTGGCGGCCCGCACCGAGCGTGGCGACGTGCCGGTGGTCCCGTACGGCTCGATGCCGTCCTCCTACCGCAGCGACAAGGCTCGGCGGGCCGAGTGGACCCAGGCGGTCCGGGAGGGCCGCGAGGAGCAGTTGCGGATCGAGAACTGGATGAAGGCGCAGAACCACCTGCACCAGCACGAGGGGACCGTGAACCGATGACCGCGCCCAGCGAGAAGCCCGGTGCCGGAGTGCCGGCCACCTCGCCGCCGATCGGCGCGAACACCGGCGCCCCCGCCGACTACCCGCCGGCCAGCCCGGCCCAGCGGGGTCTGTTCGGCGTGCACGGCTCGGGTGACACCTCCGGCTTCGGTGGCCTGGTCCGGCCGCACGTCGACGTCGACGGCAGCCAACGCCCGTACGGCGGGTACTTCGACGAGGTGACCGACGCGCTGGAGGAGGCGTACCCGGCCTTCGCCGACGCGATCGAGAAGGTCGTGGTGGACCGCGGCGAGCTGACCCTGCACATCCAGCCGGGACGGATCGCCGAGGTGTGCCAGGTGATGCGGGACGACGCGGCGCTGCGGTTCGAACTGTGCTCCTCGGTGTCCGGCGCGGACTACCTGGGCGTGGACGAGCGGCGACTGCACGTGGTCTACCAGCTCACCTCGATGACGTACCGCCGGCGGGTCCGGCTGGAGGCCGCGGTGTCCGCCGAGGACCCGCACCTGCCCAGCGTGACGGCCGTCTACCCGACCGCCGACTGGCAGGAGCGGGAGACGTACGACATGTTCGGCGTCGTCTTCGACGGCCACCCGAACCTCACCCGGGTCCTCATGCCGGACGACTGGGAGGGCCACCCGCAGCGCAAGGACTACCCGCTGGGCGGCGTGCCCGTGGAGTACAAGGGCGCCGAGATCCCGCCGCCGGACGCCCGAAGGAGCTACCAGTGACTTCCACCCCTGGCTACGCGACCGAACGGGAGACCGCCGAGGGCAGGGTCTTCACCGTGACCGGCGGCGACTGGGACACGGTCGTCGAGGGTACGGACCCGATCGCGCAAGAGCGGATCATCGTGAACATGGGTCCGCAGCACCCGTCCACGCACGGGGTGCTGCGGCTCATCCTCGAACTGGAGGGTGAGACGGTCCGCGAGGCCCGTTCGGTGGTCGGCTACCTGCACACCGGCATCGAGAAGAACCTCGAATACCGCAACTGGGTGCAGGGCAGCACGTTCGTCACCCGGATGGACTACCTGGCCCCGATCTTCAACGAGACGGCGTACAGCCTGGCCGTGGAGAAGCTGCTCGGGATCACCGACGAGATCACCGACCGGGCAAACACCATCCGGGTGCTCATGATGGAGCTGAACCGGCTCTCCTCGCACCTGGTCTGGCTGGCCACCACCGGCATGGAACTCGGGGCCATCTCGATCATGCTGTACGGCTTCCGGGAGCGCGAGTTCATCCTGGACATCTTCGAGACCATCACCGGGCTGCGGATGAACCACGCGTACGTCCGGCCCGGCGGGGTGGCCCAGGACGTGCCGGACGAGGCGATCGTCAAGATCCGCGAGTTCCTGAAGATGATGCCGAAGCGGCTCAAGGAGTACGAGGACCTGCTCTCCGGCCAGCCGATCTGGGTCGAGCGGACCAAGGGCGTCGCGGTGCTGGACGTCACCGGCTGCGTGGCGCTGGGCGTCACCGGGCCGGTGCTGCGCTCCGCCGGCCTGGCCTGGGACCTGCGCAAGACCATGCCGTACTGCGGCTACGAGAACTACGAGTTCGACGTGCCGACGCACCCCGACGGCGACGTCTGGGGCCGCTACCAGGTCCGGCTCGCCGAGATGCGCGAGTCGCTCAAGCTCGTCGAGCAGGCGCTGGACCGGCTCAAGCCGGGTCCGGTGATGGTCGCCGACCGGAAGATCGCCTGGCCGGCGCAGCTCGCGGTCGGGCTGGACGGCATGGGCAACTCGCTGGAGCACGTCGCGAAGATCATGGGTCAGTCCATGGAGTCGCTGATCCACCACTTCAAGCTGGTCACCGAGGGCTTCCGGGTACCGGCCGGGCAGGTGTACGTCGGCATCGAGTCGCCCCGCGGCGAACTGGGCGTGCACGCGGTCTCCGACGGCGGCACCCGGCCCTACCGGGTGCACTACCGCGAGCCGAGCTTCGTCAACCTCCAGGCGATCCCGGCGCTCGCCGAGGGCGGTCTGATCGCCGACGTGATCGCCGGCGGGGCGTCGTTGGACCCCGTCATGGGCGGGTGTGACCGGTGAGCGTCCGGACGCCGAATCGGAAAGTGGAGCGAGGCCGATGACTGACACGCATCAGGACGTGGTGACCGCGACGGTGCTGCGGGACCGGCTCGGCGAGCGCGCCCGGGAGATCGTGGCCCGCTACCCGGCCGACCGGTCCCGGTCCGCGCTGCTGCCACTGCTGCACCTCGTGCAGGCCGAGCAGGGGTACGTCTCCCCGGCCGGGGTGGAGTTCTGCGCCGAGGTGCTCGGGCTGAACAAGGCACAGGTCGGTGCGGTCGCCACCTTCTACACGATGTACAAGCGGCGGCCGACCGGCGACTGGCTGGTCAGCGTCTGCACGAACACGATGTGCAACGTGCTGGGCGGCCAGGAGGTGTACGACACCCTCACCGAACTGCTCGGTGTCGGGCACGACGAGACCACGGCCGACGGCACGATCACGCTGGAGCACGCCGAGTGCCTGGCGGCCTGCGACTACGGGCCCGTGATGACGGTCAACTACGAGTTCTTCGACCGGGTGGACCGGGACACCGCCGTGTCGGTGGTGGAGGAACTGCGCGCCGGCGGCCGGCCGACGCCGACCCGGGGCGCCCGGCTGTGCACGCTGAAGGAGATGGCGGTCCAGCTTGCCGGCTTCGCCGACGAGCGGGACGGTGCGGTCGGCGACGGCCGGGCCGGGGACGCCACCCTGCGCGGGCTGCGGCTGGCCCAGGAGCACGGCATCTCGGTGCCGGACTTCGACCCGGACACCCCGATCCGGTCCAAGCCGGCGCAGGAGAAGCCGGCGGGCGGGAAGAAGGAGCCGGCCGCCGCGCCGCCGCCGCCGACCAAGGTGCCGGCATCGCGGACCGGAACCACCGCCCCCGACGTGAAGGCGCCGGACGACAAGTCGCCGCAGGTGCGTACCGCCGAGACCCGCCAGCCGGATGCCCGCACGGCCGTGCCGGACGCCCCCGGCGTGCAGCCGCCGGTGGACGGCGTACCGCCGGTGCCGGCGGACGCGCAGGCCGCCGAGGCGGCCGGTGCGGGCGCGAACGAGCCCGCCGGCGACGCGAAGCCGGCCGGCGAGGGCACCGACGCCCAGCAGCGGAACCTCGCCGAGGCCGGCGGGACGGCGGCTTCCGGCGACGGCGCCGGCGCGGCGCCGGCCGGCGAGAAGGAGGCCGACAAGTGACCACCCCCCGACGGGAGACGCTGGCCAAGCTGACCCCGGTGCTCACCAAGCGCTGGCTCTCGCCGGACGCCTGGAGCATGGATGTCTACCAGCAGCTCGACGGGTACGCGGCGCTGCGCAAGGCGCTGGCCGCGCACCCGGACGACCTGATCCAGCTGATCAAGGACTCGGGCCTGCGCGGCCGCGGCGGCGCCGGCTTCCCCACCGGCCTCAAGTGGGGCTTCATCCCGCAGGGCGACGACAAGCCGCACTACCTGGTGGTCAACGCCGACGAGGGCGAGCCGGGCACCTGCAAGGACCTGCCGCTGATGACCCACGATCCGCACTCGCTGATCGAGGGCGTGATCATCGCCTCGTACGCCATCCGGGCCAACCGGGCCTACATCTACATCCGGGGCGAGGCCGTGAACGCCGCGCGCCGGCTGCGGAACGCGGTGAACGAGGCGTACGCGGCCGGGTTCCTCGGCCGGGACATCCTCAAGTCCGGCTTCGACCTGGACGTGGTGGTGCACAGCGGCGCCGGAGCGTACATCTGCGGCGAGGAGACCGCGCTGCTGGACTCGCTGGAGGGCTTCCGCGGCCAGCCGCGGCTGCGCCCGCCGTTCCCGGCCACGCACGGCCTCTACGCCTGCCCGACCGTGGTCAACAACGTCGGGACCATCGCCAGCGTGCCGTACATCGTGCTGGGCGGCGCCGACTGGTGGAAGACCATGGGCACGGAGAAGTCGTCCGGCCCGATGATCTACTCGCTCTCCGGCCGGATCGCCAACCCGGGCCAGTACGAGTGCTCGCTCGGCATCACGCTGCGGGAGCTGATCGAGCTGGCCGGCGGGATGCTGCCGGGGCACAACCTGAAGTTCTGGACCCCGGGCGGCTCGTCCACCCCGCTGCTCACGGCGGAGCACCTGGACGTGCCGCTGGACTTCGAGGGGGTGGCGGCGGCCGGGTCCATTCTCGGCACCACGGCCACCCAGATCTTCTCCGACCAGGACTGTCCGGTCTACGCGACGTACCGGTGGCTGGAGTTCTACCACCACGAGTCGTGTGGGAAGTGCACCCCGTGCCGGGAGGGCAACTACTGGATGGTCCGGACCTACCGCCGGATCCTCTCCGGCCAGGGCACCCACGAGGACCTGGACACCCTGCTGGACACCTGCGACAACATCCTCGGGCGGTCGTTCTGCGGCCTGGGCGACGGCGCGACCAGCCCGGTCACCTCGTCGCTGAAGTACTTCAAGCAGGACTACGTCGACTACGTCGAGGGTCGGACCGCTCCGAAGCTGTCGGAGAAGACCCTGGTGGGGGCGCATTAGACATGCGAGCGCGAGGAGAGAGCCGGGGCTTGCGGGCCACGCAGCGCGAGCGAAAGGCCGAGGAATGACCGATCTGGCCAAGAAGACCGACACCGTCACGCTGACCATCGACGGCATCGAGGTCACGGCGCCCAAGGGCGCCCTGCTGATCCGGGTGGCCGAGGAACTCGGGATCGCCATCCCGCGGTTCTGCGACCACCCGCTGCTGGCGCCCGCCGGCGCCTGCCGGCAGTGCCTGGTCGACGTGGAGGGCCAGCGCAAGCCGGTCGCCTCGTGCACCCAGACCGTCGCCGACGGGATGGTGGTCAGGACGCAGCTCACCTCGGAGGTCGCCAAGAAGGCGCAGGCCGGGATCATGGAGCTGCTGCTGGTCAACCACCCGCTCGACTGCCCCATGTGCGACAAGGGCGGCGAGTGCCCGCTGCAGAACCAGGCGATGTCGACCGGGCGCACGGACTCCCGGTTCCACGAGCACAAGCGGGAGTACCCGAAGCCGCTGCCGATCTCCACCCAGGTCCTGCTGGACCGCGAACGGTGCGTGCTGTGCCAGCGGTGCACGCGGTTCTCCGAGGAGATCGCCGGGGACAAGTTCATCGACCTGATGGGCCGCTCCAGCGCCGAGGAAATCAACATCTACCGGGACGAGGCGTACGGGGTCGAGGACCCGGACACCGCCGAGGTGGTCCCGTTCAACTCCTACTTCTCCGGCAACACCGTGCAGATCTGCCCGGTGGGGGCGCTGACCGGCGCCCAGTACCGGTTCCGGGCACGCCCGTTCGACCTGGTCTCCACCCCGAGCGTCTGCGAGCACTGCTCGGCCGGCTGCGCCCAGCGCACCGACTGGCGGCGCGGCAAGGTGCTGCGGCGGCTGGCCGGCGACGACCCGGCGGTGAACGAGGAGTGGAACTGCGACAAGGGCCGGTGGGGCTTCCGCTACGCCACCGCCGGGGAACGGCTCAACACGCCGCTGGTCCGCGACGGGCAGACCGGTGAGCTGCGCGAGGCGTCCTGGAGCGAGGCGCTGGCCGTCGCCGCCGAGGGGCTGCGGGCCGCCCGGGACGCCGACCAGGGGGTCGGGGTGCTCACCGGCGGCCGGCTCACCGTGGAGGACGCGTACGCGTACGCCAAGTTCGCCCGGGTCGCGCTCGGCACCAACGACATCGACTTCCGGGCCCGTCCCACGGG is a genomic window containing:
- a CDS encoding demethylmenaquinone methyltransferase encodes the protein MFDGVASRYDLTNTVMTAGRDRAWRRATRAALDLRPGELVLDVGAGTGVSTEELARSGAYAVGADLSLGMLAAGKRDRPDVPLLAGDALRLPFPDATFDAVTISFALRNVADTTAALREFARVTRPGGRLVICELSHPVNRAFRVAYLSYLMRWLPAAARVVSSNPDAYVYLMESIRAWPDQAGLAALVRAAGWGNVAWRNLTGGLAALHRAVRD
- a CDS encoding geranylgeranyl reductase family protein — its product is MTVENDADVIVVGAGPGGSTTAYHLARHGLRVLMLEKTEFPREKVCGDGLTPRAVKQLISLGIDTSAEAGWLHNRGLRVIGGGVRLELDWPDLASFPNYGLVRPRLDFDDLLARQAVKAGAELRTGMNVIGPVLDDAGRTVGVTAEHGPDKAPVSFHAPLVVAADGVSGRFPLALGLTKREDRPIGVAVRRYYRSPARQHDDYLESWLELRSRDSGDKLLPGYGWIFGMGDGRVNVGLGLLNSSSAFGRTNYRRLLTDWLASTPPEWGMSDEANAEGPILGAALPMGFNRVPHYTRGVLLVGDSGGMVNPFNGEGIAYAMESGELAAEVIVQALARPAGAERERALHGYPAALSSRYGGYYRLGGLFVKLIGRPEIMRIATRHGMPHPTLMRFVLKLMANLTDPRDGDAMDRIINAMTKVAPAV
- a CDS encoding NADH-quinone oxidoreductase subunit A, with amino-acid sequence MSLSPYVPIIGLFAVAAAFALFSVAAARFAGPRRYNRAKLDAYECGIEPSPEPIGGGRFPIKFYLTAMLFIVFDIEIIFLYPWAVSFDLLGAFGFVEMVLFIVAVFVAYAYVWRRGGLDWD
- a CDS encoding NADH-quinone oxidoreductase subunit B family protein, with product MGIEEKLPAGILLTSVEKLVNWSRKSSVWGATFGLACCAIEMMAAGGPHYDMGRWGMEVFRASPRQADLMIVAGRVSQKMAPVLRQIYDQMAEPRWVLSMGVCASSGGMFNNYAIVQGVDHVVPVDMYLPGCPPRPEMLIDAVLKLREKIMYEPLGPGGRKMLAARTERGDVPVVPYGSMPSSYRSDKARRAEWTQAVREGREEQLRIENWMKAQNHLHQHEGTVNR
- a CDS encoding NADH-quinone oxidoreductase subunit C, coding for MTAPSEKPGAGVPATSPPIGANTGAPADYPPASPAQRGLFGVHGSGDTSGFGGLVRPHVDVDGSQRPYGGYFDEVTDALEEAYPAFADAIEKVVVDRGELTLHIQPGRIAEVCQVMRDDAALRFELCSSVSGADYLGVDERRLHVVYQLTSMTYRRRVRLEAAVSAEDPHLPSVTAVYPTADWQERETYDMFGVVFDGHPNLTRVLMPDDWEGHPQRKDYPLGGVPVEYKGAEIPPPDARRSYQ
- a CDS encoding NADH-quinone oxidoreductase subunit D, whose translation is MTSTPGYATERETAEGRVFTVTGGDWDTVVEGTDPIAQERIIVNMGPQHPSTHGVLRLILELEGETVREARSVVGYLHTGIEKNLEYRNWVQGSTFVTRMDYLAPIFNETAYSLAVEKLLGITDEITDRANTIRVLMMELNRLSSHLVWLATTGMELGAISIMLYGFREREFILDIFETITGLRMNHAYVRPGGVAQDVPDEAIVKIREFLKMMPKRLKEYEDLLSGQPIWVERTKGVAVLDVTGCVALGVTGPVLRSAGLAWDLRKTMPYCGYENYEFDVPTHPDGDVWGRYQVRLAEMRESLKLVEQALDRLKPGPVMVADRKIAWPAQLAVGLDGMGNSLEHVAKIMGQSMESLIHHFKLVTEGFRVPAGQVYVGIESPRGELGVHAVSDGGTRPYRVHYREPSFVNLQAIPALAEGGLIADVIAGGASLDPVMGGCDR
- the nuoE gene encoding NADH-quinone oxidoreductase subunit NuoE, whose amino-acid sequence is MTDTHQDVVTATVLRDRLGERAREIVARYPADRSRSALLPLLHLVQAEQGYVSPAGVEFCAEVLGLNKAQVGAVATFYTMYKRRPTGDWLVSVCTNTMCNVLGGQEVYDTLTELLGVGHDETTADGTITLEHAECLAACDYGPVMTVNYEFFDRVDRDTAVSVVEELRAGGRPTPTRGARLCTLKEMAVQLAGFADERDGAVGDGRAGDATLRGLRLAQEHGISVPDFDPDTPIRSKPAQEKPAGGKKEPAAAPPPPTKVPASRTGTTAPDVKAPDDKSPQVRTAETRQPDARTAVPDAPGVQPPVDGVPPVPADAQAAEAAGAGANEPAGDAKPAGEGTDAQQRNLAEAGGTAASGDGAGAAPAGEKEADK
- the nuoF gene encoding NADH-quinone oxidoreductase subunit NuoF encodes the protein MTTPRRETLAKLTPVLTKRWLSPDAWSMDVYQQLDGYAALRKALAAHPDDLIQLIKDSGLRGRGGAGFPTGLKWGFIPQGDDKPHYLVVNADEGEPGTCKDLPLMTHDPHSLIEGVIIASYAIRANRAYIYIRGEAVNAARRLRNAVNEAYAAGFLGRDILKSGFDLDVVVHSGAGAYICGEETALLDSLEGFRGQPRLRPPFPATHGLYACPTVVNNVGTIASVPYIVLGGADWWKTMGTEKSSGPMIYSLSGRIANPGQYECSLGITLRELIELAGGMLPGHNLKFWTPGGSSTPLLTAEHLDVPLDFEGVAAAGSILGTTATQIFSDQDCPVYATYRWLEFYHHESCGKCTPCREGNYWMVRTYRRILSGQGTHEDLDTLLDTCDNILGRSFCGLGDGATSPVTSSLKYFKQDYVDYVEGRTAPKLSEKTLVGAH